The sequence below is a genomic window from Campylobacter ornithocola.
TTGGTCTTTGATTTTGTATTGATTTGGAGCAGTCTCTTCGATAATAACAAAAGCACCTTGAGTATTTGCTGCTTGACTCAATGCATTATTAGAATCACTTGCATTGCTACTACAAGCACTTAAAGCACCTGCACTTATTGCGGCAATACCACTTATCATACTAAGTTTAAGTATAGTTTTAATGTGTTTCATGATCTTTCCTAAATTCATAAGTTTAATTTAATAAGATTTTAACAAAAAAAGTATTAATAAAAATTAATTGTTTAATTTATTATAGCCATTAAATTGCCACTTAGAATAAACATAGCAAAAGTAAAAAATATAAAAGCACTTAAATAATCAACAAGTTTTATATTATTTTGATAAATTCTTACCATGAAAGACTTAGAAAACAACAGAGAAACCAAAGAAAAATAAATTATAGTTTCTAAAAATAAAACAAATATTAAAACTATTAACATCCACCGCATTTGTGTAAAATCAAAGCTTGCAAATACACTAGCAAAATAAAAAATTACTTTAGGATTTGATAAATTTGTAATCATTCCACTTAAAAATGCAGATATATGAGTTTTTTGAACTTTCAAATTACCCATTTTGGTATTTTTGTAAATTCCACAAGCTAAGTATAAAAGATAAAAAGCCCCAAAGCTTGATAAAATAGTTTGCAAAAATGGAAATTGATGAAAAATTGCACTTAATCCAAGTATAGAAAGTATAATCCACACACTCATAGCCAAACTTACACCCAAGCTTGCTTTTAATGCATTCTTAATCCCATCTCTTAAAGCATAAGAACTCACTAAGAAAAAATCAGGTCCTGGTAAAATAAGTCCGAAAAAATGAACGATTAAAATCCAAAGAAACATAAATAACTAAAACGAAGAAAGCCGATTTCTCGGCTTTTTGGTATTAGAGTCTTGATTCGTAGCGTCTAAGCATATAAAGTCTTTTAAGCATTTTTTTGCGTGCTGAAATTTTTTGTTTTTTACGAATTTCAGTCATAGGCTCAAAAAATCTTCTAGCGCGAACCTCAGTAACAACTAGATTTCTATCCACTTGTTTTTTGAATTTTCTATATGCTTCATCAAAAGACTCGTTAGGATGTACCTTAATTCCTGGCACGACCCTCACCACCTTTCTTAAATAAAATTTAAAGAGTATATTATATCATAATTTTACTTGAAAATAAAATTTATTTTTGTAATAATTACATAAATAAAAATTAAACATAAATTATTAATTAAGACAAAATTTGGTTTAGTTTTTCTAGTATTATTAAGTTATGAAAAATATTTTTTAAGGAAAATAAAAAATGAGTGCTTGTATCACTAATTATACTAAAAAAAGGTATATTACTTATGCTATTGCTATGATTGTGTTTGTAACTTTGCCTTTTATAAAAATTAACGAAAATCATTTCTTTTTATTGA
It includes:
- a CDS encoding LysE family transporter; amino-acid sequence: MFLWILIVHFFGLILPGPDFFLVSSYALRDGIKNALKASLGVSLAMSVWIILSILGLSAIFHQFPFLQTILSSFGAFYLLYLACGIYKNTKMGNLKVQKTHISAFLSGMITNLSNPKVIFYFASVFASFDFTQMRWMLIVLIFVLFLETIIYFSLVSLLFSKSFMVRIYQNNIKLVDYLSAFIFFTFAMFILSGNLMAIIN
- the rpsU gene encoding 30S ribosomal protein S21, which encodes MPGIKVHPNESFDEAYRKFKKQVDRNLVVTEVRARRFFEPMTEIRKKQKISARKKMLKRLYMLRRYESRL